Proteins encoded together in one Jaculus jaculus isolate mJacJac1 chromosome 7, mJacJac1.mat.Y.cur, whole genome shotgun sequence window:
- the LOC123462066 gene encoding amine sulfotransferase-like: MDNTSTYLFNFKGYNFERSLVKMEIIENVDNFEIRNDDVFIITYPKSGTIWTQQILSLIYFEGHRNRTENIQTVDRAPFFEYNLHDLDFIKMPSPRIFASHLPYYLVPKGLKNKKAKILYIYRNPKDILTSFFHFSNLMVLFEASDSIENFMEKFLEGKVLGSLWFDHIRGWYEHRHDFNILFMSYEDMKKDLRGSVLKICHFLEKDLSAEDVDAVVKQAAFQNMKSDSRANYEDIIQNEIGTRNSEGKFLRKGTIGDWKNHFTVEQSERFDRIFLKNMKDIPLKFVWDMNED; this comes from the exons ATGGACAATACAAGCacatatttatttaactttaaagGCTACAATTTTGAGAGATCACTTGTTAAAATGGAGATAATAGAAAATGTGGACAACTTCGAAATTAGAAATGATGATGTCTTCATAATCACATATCCAAAGTCTG GAACCATCTGGACTCAGCAGATACTCAGCTTGATTTATTTTGAGGGACACCGGAACAGAACAGAAAACATACAAACAGTTGATAGAGCACCATTCTTTGAATATAATTTACATGATTTGGACTTCATCAAAATGCCATCACCTCGCATCTTTGCTTCCCACCTCCCATATTACTTGGTTCCAAAGGGTCTCAAGAACAAAAAAGCTAAA ATTCTTTATATCTACAGAAATCCTAAAGACATTTTGAcctcattctttcatttttcaaatttgATGGTTCTATTTGAAGCTAGTGACTCTATAgaaaattttatggaaaagtttctaGAAGGAAAAG TGTTAGGAAGCCTTTGGTTTGATCACATAAGAGGCTGGTATGAGCACAGACATGATTTCAATATTCTGTTCATGAGCTATGAAGACATGAAGAAG GACCTGAGAGGCTCAGTGCTTAAAATCTGCCATTTCCTTGAGAAAGATCTGAGTGCAGAAGATGTAGATGCTGTTGTGAAGCAAGCTGCATTTCAGAACATGAAATCTGACTCACGAGCAAATTATGAAGATATTATACAAAATGAAATTGGGacaagaaatagtgaaggaaagTTTCTGCGCAAAG GTACCATTGGAGATTGGAAAAATCATTTCACTGTGGAGCAGAGTGAAAGATTTGACAGGATATTCCTGAAAAACATGAAAGACATTCCCCTGAAGTTCGTCTGGGATATGAATGAGGattag